A part of Geothrix oryzae genomic DNA contains:
- a CDS encoding flagellar motor protein MotB: protein MAEQQPEVKIRIVKKKGGHAAAHGGAWKVAYADLVTAMMAFFLLMWLLNSADKNTKAGIAGMFQDANFFNTERGKEILANHGKGILPGGRGMAPGPDGDGGTDTTVEAPGSAEEEHKAMEATAEAIEKAFQQDELLQAFQDQITMDFTDEGLRIQIQDKAAQVLFDSGSAQLKPYTLSILKEIAKELGKLPNRIVVGGHTDAAQYANRAYTNWELSAERANAARRVMESAAGGLRPNQVRRVTGYADTIPFEGKDPKDPQNRRISIVVVSAASEAAESRHQKAQPREKDKR from the coding sequence GTGGCCGAGCAGCAACCGGAAGTCAAAATCCGGATCGTCAAGAAGAAGGGCGGTCACGCCGCGGCCCACGGCGGCGCCTGGAAGGTGGCCTACGCCGACCTGGTGACGGCCATGATGGCCTTCTTCCTGCTGATGTGGCTCCTCAACAGCGCCGACAAGAACACCAAAGCCGGCATCGCCGGCATGTTCCAGGACGCCAACTTCTTCAACACCGAACGGGGCAAGGAGATCCTCGCCAACCACGGCAAGGGCATCCTGCCGGGCGGGCGCGGCATGGCGCCGGGCCCGGACGGAGACGGCGGCACCGATACGACCGTGGAGGCCCCCGGCTCCGCCGAGGAGGAGCACAAGGCCATGGAGGCCACGGCCGAGGCCATCGAGAAGGCCTTCCAGCAGGATGAGCTGCTCCAGGCCTTCCAGGACCAGATCACCATGGACTTCACGGACGAGGGCCTGCGCATCCAGATCCAGGACAAGGCCGCCCAGGTGCTCTTCGATTCCGGCAGCGCCCAGCTGAAGCCCTACACGCTCTCCATCCTGAAGGAGATCGCCAAGGAGCTGGGCAAGCTCCCCAACCGCATCGTCGTCGGGGGCCACACGGATGCGGCCCAGTACGCCAACCGGGCCTACACCAACTGGGAGCTCAGCGCCGAGCGCGCCAACGCCGCCCGCCGCGTCATGGAGAGCGCCGCCGGGGGCCTGCGGCCCAACCAGGTGCGCCGCGTCACGGGCTATGCCGACACCATTCCGTTCGAGGGCAAGGATCCCAAGGATCCCCAGAACCGCCGCATCTCGATCGTGGTGGTGTCCGCCGCCTCCGAAGCGGCCGAATCCAGGCATCAGAAGGCCCAGCCCCGGGAGAAGGACAAGCGCTGA
- a CDS encoding phosphomannose isomerase type II C-terminal cupin domain, producing the protein MNRPDTLHVDKPWGSFDQYALNTPCTVKILTCNPGQKLSLQRHSHRGELWIALDPGVVVDRDDEELRPAVGEEIWLPLGSTHRLRCDAATPRPVRVLEVSFGTFDEADIERLQDDYGRR; encoded by the coding sequence ATGAACCGACCCGACACCCTCCATGTGGACAAGCCCTGGGGCTCCTTCGACCAGTACGCCCTCAACACGCCCTGCACGGTGAAGATCCTCACCTGCAACCCTGGTCAGAAGCTGAGCCTCCAGCGGCACAGCCACCGCGGGGAGTTGTGGATCGCCCTGGACCCGGGCGTGGTGGTGGATCGCGACGACGAGGAGCTCCGCCCTGCCGTGGGCGAGGAGATCTGGCTGCCGCTCGGCAGCACCCATCGCCTGCGCTGCGATGCGGCCACGCCCCGCCCGGTGCGGGTGCTGGAGGTGAGCTTCGGCACCTTCGACGAGGCTGACATCGAGCGGCTTCAGGACGACTACGGGCGCCGCTGA
- the motA gene encoding flagellar motor stator protein MotA: MFFIIGLVVVFASIIAGFLLEGGSIPTLLHPLPAEGIMIFGAAVGAFLASNPPHLIKRVVGDISKPLKGSPYTKAVYMEVLMMQYEVYVNIKKGGLLALEQDVNDPHNSAIFKKYPAFTHNHHALDFFCDSMKLLINGSAKMDEIDLVMDADLDVHHAENAAPGAAVGTMADAFPAFGIVACVMGIVITMGFLDQPPNVIGSKVGAALVGTFLGILLAYGVFQPLSKNIDAVNTAESFYFNCMRAGLTSFGNGAAPVTAVEFARRNIPSTERPGSGELEEVVRQIKPR; the protein is encoded by the coding sequence ATGTTCTTCATCATCGGCTTGGTGGTGGTCTTCGCCTCGATCATCGCGGGATTCCTGCTGGAGGGCGGGAGCATCCCCACGCTCCTGCATCCGCTGCCCGCTGAAGGAATCATGATCTTCGGCGCGGCCGTGGGCGCCTTCCTCGCTTCCAACCCCCCCCACCTCATCAAGCGGGTGGTGGGCGATATCTCCAAGCCCCTGAAGGGCAGCCCCTACACCAAGGCCGTGTACATGGAAGTCCTCATGATGCAGTACGAGGTCTATGTGAACATCAAGAAGGGCGGGCTGCTGGCCCTGGAGCAGGATGTCAACGACCCCCACAATTCAGCCATCTTCAAGAAGTACCCCGCCTTCACCCATAACCATCACGCCCTCGATTTCTTCTGCGATTCCATGAAGCTGCTCATCAACGGCAGCGCCAAGATGGACGAGATCGACCTCGTGATGGACGCGGACCTCGATGTCCACCACGCGGAAAACGCGGCGCCGGGCGCGGCGGTGGGCACCATGGCCGACGCCTTCCCCGCCTTCGGCATCGTGGCTTGCGTCATGGGCATCGTCATCACCATGGGCTTCCTGGATCAGCCCCCCAATGTCATCGGCAGCAAGGTGGGCGCCGCTCTCGTGGGCACCTTCCTCGGCATCCTGCTCGCCTACGGCGTGTTCCAGCCCCTGTCCAAGAACATCGATGCGGTCAATACCGCCGAGTCCTTCTACTTCAACTGCATGCGGGCCGGCCTCACCAGCTTCGGCAACGGCGCGGCCCCCGTCACCGCGGTGGAGTTCGCCCGCCGGAACATCCCTTCCACCGAACGCCCGGGTTCGGGCGAGCTGGAGGAAGTGGTCCGGCAGATCAAACCGAGGTAG
- a CDS encoding outer membrane lipoprotein-sorting protein gives MRVATLLAAALPILAQSPAPVPHRSGEEILARVDRLRHPWPVFTVELTVKDPKTSQRWKVSARDNGDARLDGLSDKEKGRAVLVRGDQMWLLLPGSRRPLKVTPQQRLMGPAAGGDVARTRFREDYSVQAMADDTLEGRSCWRLELAAKRPALSARQVALWVAKEGSLPLKAEFRLASGRLARTARFGAPVQAQGQPVLSRMDLEEAGGQRIEISFGAWSKGGVDPSAFELPNPGPNPGPNPGPNPGPNSGPRQGPDSGR, from the coding sequence ATGCGCGTCGCGACCCTGCTGGCCGCCGCCCTGCCGATCCTGGCCCAGAGCCCGGCCCCGGTCCCCCACCGGAGCGGAGAGGAGATCCTCGCCCGGGTGGACCGCCTGCGCCATCCCTGGCCGGTCTTCACCGTGGAGCTGACGGTGAAGGATCCGAAGACCAGCCAGCGCTGGAAGGTGTCGGCCCGGGACAACGGCGACGCGCGGCTGGATGGCCTGTCGGACAAGGAGAAGGGCCGGGCCGTCCTGGTGCGCGGCGATCAGATGTGGCTGCTGCTGCCGGGCTCGAGGCGCCCGCTGAAGGTCACGCCCCAGCAGCGGCTCATGGGGCCCGCGGCAGGGGGGGATGTGGCCCGCACGCGGTTCCGGGAGGACTACTCGGTCCAGGCCATGGCGGACGACACTCTGGAAGGGCGCAGCTGCTGGCGCCTCGAGCTGGCCGCGAAGCGCCCGGCCCTCAGCGCCCGGCAGGTGGCCCTGTGGGTGGCCAAGGAGGGTTCCCTGCCGCTGAAGGCGGAGTTCCGTCTCGCCTCCGGCCGGCTGGCCCGCACGGCCCGGTTCGGCGCGCCCGTGCAGGCCCAGGGTCAGCCCGTGCTCTCGAGGATGGACCTGGAGGAAGCGGGGGGGCAGCGGATCGAGATCTCCTTCGGGGCCTGGTCCAAGGGCGGGGTGGATCCGTCCGCCTTCGAGCTTCCGAACCCAGGGCCCAATCCAGGCCCGAACCCAGGTCCCAACCCAGGTCCCAACTCCGGTCCCAGGCAGGGCCCCGATTCCGGTCGGTGA
- a CDS encoding mannose-1-phosphate guanylyltransferase — protein sequence MSDNHKDSLVAVVMAGGRGTRFWPRSRNARPKQFLAIVGTETLLHQTVRRLDGHVPPERIFVVTTADLADETRRMLPELPPDNVIVEPEGRNTAPCLALALVEIERKFPHSVMAVLSADHWIGDREIFLEDLDTAVKHAAWERELVTFGIKPTYPETGYGYIESEGHGPVLKVKAFREKPPVEVAVQYLESGRHYWNAGMFVWTLADFREGLQKHAPEVLAPLDAWVKAGADPAALTAAYRQLPKVAIDVALMERAETVAVVPTRFRWSDVGSWPAAIEFQETDSDGNVSQGETLLLDTRNSAFFGGKRLIAASGVDDLIVVDDDDALLICRRDRAQTVKQIVERLKAEGREDLL from the coding sequence ATGTCGGACAATCACAAGGATTCCCTGGTGGCCGTGGTGATGGCCGGGGGCCGAGGGACCCGATTCTGGCCCCGCAGCCGCAACGCCCGCCCCAAGCAGTTCCTGGCCATCGTGGGGACCGAGACCCTGCTGCACCAGACCGTGCGGCGGCTGGATGGGCATGTGCCCCCCGAGCGCATCTTCGTGGTGACCACGGCGGATCTCGCGGACGAGACGCGGCGCATGCTGCCGGAGCTGCCCCCGGACAATGTGATCGTAGAGCCCGAGGGCCGGAACACCGCCCCCTGCCTGGCCCTGGCCCTGGTGGAGATCGAGCGGAAGTTCCCCCACAGTGTCATGGCCGTGCTGTCGGCGGATCACTGGATCGGGGATCGGGAGATCTTCCTGGAAGATCTGGATACCGCCGTGAAACACGCAGCCTGGGAGCGGGAGCTGGTCACTTTCGGCATCAAGCCCACCTATCCGGAGACGGGCTACGGCTACATCGAGTCCGAGGGCCACGGCCCCGTGCTCAAGGTAAAGGCGTTCCGAGAGAAGCCGCCCGTGGAGGTGGCCGTGCAGTACCTCGAATCCGGGCGCCACTACTGGAATGCGGGCATGTTCGTCTGGACCCTGGCGGACTTCCGCGAGGGCCTGCAGAAGCATGCGCCCGAAGTGCTGGCGCCCCTGGACGCCTGGGTGAAGGCCGGGGCGGACCCCGCGGCCCTGACGGCCGCCTACCGCCAGCTGCCCAAGGTGGCCATCGATGTGGCGCTCATGGAGAGGGCCGAGACGGTCGCCGTGGTGCCCACGCGCTTCCGCTGGTCCGATGTGGGCTCCTGGCCGGCGGCCATCGAGTTCCAGGAGACCGATTCCGACGGCAATGTGAGCCAGGGCGAGACCCTGCTCCTGGATACCCGGAACAGCGCCTTCTTCGGAGGGAAGCGCCTCATCGCCGCCAGCGGCGTGGACGACCTCATCGTGGTGGACGACGACGACGCCCTCCTCATCTGCCGCCGCGACCGGGCCCAGACCGTCAAGCAGATCGTGGAGCGCCTCAAGGCCGAAGGGCGCGAGGATCTGTTGTAA
- a CDS encoding ATP-dependent 6-phosphofructokinase — MRLGVLTSGGDAPGMNAAIRAVVRQADALGHETWGIRHGYQGLLDKDWAPMPTRACANILQRGGTVLHTARCPEFLLPNRRAEAAENLRAEGIQGLVVIGGDGSFRAAEALQREHGVPCAGIPGTIDNDLPGTERTLGFDTALNTAVEAIDRIRDTASSHGRLFLVEVMGRSSGMLAVHTALACGAEAVLYPESPDDSYETLVARLYANWLRGKRSSIVVVAEGDGLGSAVAVGDRLRRDHGLDLRVVVLGHIQRGGSPSALDRIWGSRWGAEAVRRLDAGESGFYLGEVAGALALLPLAQVLDPHPSPPGDLSELVGILSR; from the coding sequence ATGAGGCTGGGCGTCCTCACCTCAGGCGGGGACGCACCAGGCATGAATGCCGCAATCCGGGCGGTGGTGCGTCAGGCCGACGCCCTGGGGCATGAGACCTGGGGCATCCGGCACGGCTATCAGGGGCTGCTGGACAAGGACTGGGCCCCCATGCCCACCCGGGCCTGCGCCAACATCCTGCAGCGGGGCGGCACGGTGCTGCACACGGCCCGGTGCCCCGAGTTCCTGCTTCCGAACCGTCGCGCCGAGGCCGCCGAGAACCTCCGGGCCGAGGGCATCCAGGGCCTGGTGGTGATCGGGGGGGACGGCAGCTTCCGGGCGGCCGAAGCGCTTCAGCGGGAGCACGGCGTCCCCTGCGCCGGCATCCCGGGCACCATCGACAACGACCTGCCGGGCACCGAGCGGACCCTGGGGTTCGACACGGCCCTGAACACGGCCGTGGAAGCCATCGACCGCATCCGGGACACGGCCTCCAGCCATGGGCGCCTGTTCCTGGTGGAAGTCATGGGGCGGAGCTCCGGCATGCTGGCGGTCCACACCGCGCTGGCCTGCGGCGCCGAGGCGGTGCTCTATCCCGAATCGCCCGATGACTCCTATGAGACGCTCGTGGCGCGCCTCTACGCCAACTGGCTCCGCGGGAAGCGCAGCTCCATCGTGGTGGTGGCCGAGGGGGATGGCCTTGGCAGCGCCGTGGCCGTGGGCGACCGCCTGCGCCGGGACCACGGGCTGGACCTGCGGGTGGTGGTGCTCGGGCACATCCAGCGAGGCGGGAGCCCCTCGGCTCTGGACCGCATCTGGGGCAGCCGCTGGGGCGCCGAGGCGGTGCGCCGCCTGGATGCCGGCGAGTCGGGCTTCTACCTCGGCGAGGTGGCGGGGGCCCTGGCCCTCCTGCCCCTGGCCCAGGTCCTGGATCCGCACCCTTCACCGCCCGGCGACCTGAGCGAGCTGGTGGGCATCCTCTCCCGCTAG